DNA sequence from the Coturnix japonica isolate 7356 chromosome 3, Coturnix japonica 2.1, whole genome shotgun sequence genome:
GCTCGTTGGACCATGGCCTGAATAGGGGATGTCCCACATCTATGTCCCCCATCTATCCATTATGCCCATCCTCCCATGGTTGCCCAATCCATGGGTCCCCCATCCATCCTTTGGTCCCCCATCCACCCATGGTTCCCCAATCCATGGGTCCCCCATCCATCCTTTGGTCCCCCATCCACCCATGGTTCCCCAATTCATGGGTCCCCCATCCATCCATGGTTCCCCACCATTGGTCCCCTATCCATTGTTCCCATCCATCCATGGTCTCCCATCCATCCATTGGTTCTTTATCCATTGTTCCCATCCACCTACTGCCCCCAGTTATATTCCCCCATTCATCCACCCATCGGTCTCCTATCCATGGTCCCCCATCCAACCCACCATggtccccatccaacccacCATGGttccccatccatccatcaatCTGGGCAATGCTGTCCTTTCTGTGGCCACATTTTGGGCCACGTTTTGGTGTGGGGAGCTCCCTAATGTGTTGCTCTCTTCAGAGTCCCGTAACTTCAGCACTGATCGCATGGTGTGCCGTGAGATCCGGCGCAACTCAGCTGGCTGCCTGAGGATGAGGGATGAGTGCGAGAAGTGCAGGGAGATCTTGGCTGTAGGTGGGTagggggcggggagggggggcaAGATGGGAGCTGTGCGTGGCTGTGGAGGTGTGGGGTGAGGTGGGGAGAGGGCTGTGAAGGGGTGTGGGGCATGGGAATGGGGTTGCAGGGGGTGGGATGCAAGGGATGAGAGTGAGAACGCAAGGGTTGGGATGAAGGGGATGCAGGAGTTGGGGATAGGGGTGCAGGGAGTGGGGATGCAGGGGGTAGGATGTAGAGGATGTAAAGGATGGGGATGCAGAGCGGGGGAATGGGCaatggaggggatggggacagagaggatgcaggggatggggatgtaGATGATATGCAACAGATACAAGGGGTAGGGATacaggggatggggctgcaggagatgggaagggggatGAAGGAGAGAGGTGCAGGGGATGCAGTGGATGGGGATTTAGAGGATGGAGGTGCAGGGGATGTAGAGAATGCAGGGGAGGGGGACGCATGGGATAGATAGGGGTGCAGGGGACGCAGGGGATGAGGATGCTGCAGTACTGTTTGACCCCCATGCATGCCCTGCAGACTGCTCCCAGACAGACCCAGTGCAGAGCCAGCTGAGGGAGCAGTTTGAGGACGCCCTGCGCCTGGCCGAGCGCTTCACCCGCCGCTACGATGACCTCCTCAGCGCCTTCCAGGCCGAGATGCTCAACACCAGCAGCCTCCTGGACCAGCTCAACCGCCAGTTCGGTTGGGTCTCACGCCTGGGCAACCTCACACAGGGCAACGATGGGTTCCTGCAGGTCACCACGGTGCGTTCCTATTGTCCCCAGGGCTCTGCCAAAGGCTCCGGGCCCCCCCTCCGTGGCTGAGGGAAAGTGGGTCAGGGGGAGAAAGAAGTGATTGTGTGGTCCCCTCTGCACAATAGCGGCCGTGGGGCCGGGTGccagagctgggagagcagcatgGGGGTGCATAGGGGCTGAGCcttctctctgtgcttccttCATCACAGGTGTTCTCCAAAACTCCCAACCTTGAGGACCCGTCAGCCCCTGCCGACACGCAGGTGACGGTGCAGCTCTTTGACTCGGAGCCGCTGTCGCTCACCGTGCCCGGGGACATCTCCTGGGATGATCCACGCTTCATGGAGATCGTAGCCGAGCAGGCGCTGCAGCACTACAAGCAGAACAACACCATGTGAGTCCCGGTCCTTGTATCCCCTGCTTCCCCATCCTCTGCATCCCCTATGGGTGTATGCAGCAAGCTGAAGCTGATCCGAAGCATTAAAACCCTCCAGCTGAGCCCGGGCTGAGCGCTCAGCCTGCTTAGGCTGGGGGCTGTTGTATCTCACCCcactcccttccttcctctggcAGAGAGTAGCtgtccctcctgctgccccatccccacatcaGTGGGTCAAACGCCGTCACCACCGCTCCCTGCTGGGCCCCCCAGGGCCTGAACCAGACAATAAAGGTAGAGTGAACCCCCACCGTCGGCTGCGCTCTCCTCCTGTGCCTTCTTGGGCTGTGGCCCAGCACAAATAAACCTTGTGGTAAAAGCAGCTGTGCAATGCTGGGATGAGTCGTTGGGTGTTGCGAAAGGGGAGAAAGCTGAGAGCTGCCACCACTGACACCTTCCTGTTCCTGTGCTGGGGTGAGGAGTTGGCCTCCccagagccagcacagcaggagtggagctgctgtgggaccAATGCATGGCCCCCCAAGGCTCactgccttctcttccccatgGCAGCTGCGAAATGTGGCTGCTTGGGACTGGCACACACAGATGCTGCACACATACAGGTGATCTcatcctgcagggatggagggaaCACAAGGATGGAGGCACACAAGGAACACACCACCCTAAGGGCAAACCCCAGCACCTTGGTGGGCTCTCCCTTCTGCCAGGACACCACAGAGCGAGCCATGGGCAGGAGCACTTTATTTGGCCCCATTGTGGGCCGGGCTGGCCCCCTCTGTGCCAGTGAAGGGCAGgcaggcacagcccagcagtgtcctccccacacccccatACAGTGAGGCAGCAGAAAATGTCCACAAGTCCCACAGGGCACAGTGCTCAGCGTTCACTGTTGATGGCAGCATTCTCTGCATGCAGCAATCCCTCCCGCTCGGCTTCACTGCCGTCAGCTCCTCTCCGGGTCAGGCGGGTGAGCACAGGGCGATGCAGCCCATTATAgagggcagcacccagcagtaGGATGGCAAAACCCAAGATCTGAAGGCCGTGGAAAAGCTCCCAACCCAGCGCCAGGCTGACGGCCCAGATGACGACAGTGCGGAGGCTGTCCAGCACCATGCGGGTGGTGGCACTGATCTCTTTGGTGACGCTGATGCCGGCGAAATTGAAGAAGGCGATGCTGCTGATGTTACCCAACAGGGCCAGGGCGATGAGGGGTTGTCGGCCTATCTGGCAAAAGGCATCGAGGGCGTCCTCCAGCACCTGCCGGGGGTTGCCACTGAAGCTGCCCGCTGGAATGTAGTACATGGGGAtcagcagcagggccaggatGATGAAACCAAAGAAacctggggaaggaaggagtgaTGTGAGACAGGAGCTGGCTTCAAGCACAACCCAAAGTTCCCCCTGTGCCAAGCATTCCTGTACTATAGTATCCAGCCCCCAACCCACATCAGCGCTCCTTGCCCCCCACATAAAGCAGCTCTCCCCACACTGCAAAGGTTCTTCCCAAAGAAGCCCTCAACCCGGCCCCATAGAGCAGCAAACCTTCAGTGCCCACAGCCCGCAGTGGGTGCACATCGTGTTTGTAGACAAACTTCTCCTCCAGCACCATCTGGATGGCAACAATCACCTGTGCCATGATGATTAACAGATCACCTGtggggaaaagagggaaaggtTGAGCCCTGCAGAGTGGCTGACCTGGAGCCATGcatgcacagagaggtggtCAGGGTTATTTCCTTGCAGGCACCCCACAGGGCCACCACATACCAGTTATCACCTCACTGAGCTTGTGCTTCTGGTCGTGGCTGCTGTGTAGGTCAGCCAACCCCACAACTACCAGCCCCACGATGGTGACCAGGATGCCCAGCCACTGGCTCAGCTCCAGCTTACGGCCTAGGAAGGCCACAGAGAGGAGCCCAGTGAAGATGATGACGGATCCTCTCAGCATCTGAAAGCTGGAGGCGCTGGTCATGTTCAGGGCTGTGTGGGGAGAAAGCATCCTTGAGTCATCAGGGCTCAGGGGTCTGCACCCACCCCAAATGCCACTGAGGTCTCAGAGAGGCAGAGCCCGTCCCCAGCACTCACCCACATACATGATGCTGGTCCCAGTCATGTCACAGAGCGCAGGGGGCAGGAAAAGCAGTGGGCTGAAGGGCTGTGATGGTGCCATGCTGGGCTCCGGCCTCCGCCGGTCCCTCCATAGCAGCAAGTAAAACACAGCCAGGCAGGAGAACTCACCAAGGAACATGCCCACGGCCTATGGGAGAGGTGGGTCAGGGTGGTCGGACCCAGTGGGATTCACTACAGCCCCGGGCTGGGGTCTCACCTGCAGGAAGGGGTGTTGGAAGCTGTGCTCCTCCGTCCCACCACAGCCAGCAGCGCTGAAGTTATCAGCCCATCtgtgaaggaaagcagcacGGTTAGGGAAGGAGATAAAGCATAACCTAATGCACACCCAGCACTGTCTGGAGTTGTGAACAGAGTTGGATCTCCACTTGGATCACCATGGGGCCAATCTAGAGAACAGGGGGGTGGCCAAGAGCACTCCTGGCTCTAACTCGCTGCTCCCACTGATGCTTTCAGGTGACAAAACCACAAGCAGCCCCtgagctggaggaaagcagcatCCGAGCAACAGCTCTGGGGTCAGGGTACAGCACTGCCTTGTGTGTCCCAGGTGCTGGGATGAAATGACACCGCtggccctgctcccagccctgagTGACAGGTGAGGAAATGGACACCGCTGTGTCACACACCATCGCTGTGTCACGCACTACTGCAATCCACTGTCCCAGTGAGGACAGCAAACTGTGGGGGTTGATCTTGATATCCTCCCTTTACCCGTATGTCACCAACTTTGGGGGTTATGGGACAAATGGCCCCGAATTGAGGCTGGATTGCAGGCtgtggaggcagcagctcccactcaGCCACAGTGTCTTAGGGGTACAGGGTATAAAACCCCTCTTTTAGGTCTTCCAAGCCAAAATATTGTCCATGCTGGATAGAACAGCGCTGTCTCCATGGCATCACCCCTATGCAGGGCTGGACCCCAGCCTCTTGGTGACACCTTAGCGCTGCCTCTGTGCGCAGATGACACGTGCCCAGCTCTATTGCatgccacagagctgctgagctcagggGAACAGGCAACAGGAAGGCTGAGAGCTGCCGTCCTGTGGCTGCACCAGGGGCTTTGCAGCCAGGCCAGCAAGATTTCAGCATGACTCATCCCCCTCTGACCGCTGCAGCCCCACTGTGTGTTTCGCAATGGCAGCTCAGTGCTATCTTCTCCCATGCCTCAGTCTCCGCACCTATGGATGTTGTTTGTTGTGACCAAGGCTAAGCAGAGCCTTAATGTCacccctgcagtgctgtgctgagctggacAGGCGGGTCCATCCTGCTtgggcagctctcagcagcacccaACTCATCCTGCACACACATAGGATTCCCTGGGGGGAGGGCTCAATCCAGCCCTGCGGCACAGAGCACGTGAAAGGAAGCCGGGTTGTGGGGTGCAAGCATCTGCAATGGGGCCAAAGCAATCCTCAAGACACATTCTCCATTCCCTGCCCCATCAGCAGAGCTCTCAGCTCAGGCCAGACCCTCCCCTCCCAGTGCTATGCAGCCCCTATACAATGCCTTGCCCAGCTGGGGGTACACAGTGGGGGCTCGAGCTGTTGGGGAGGGCTGGAGGAAGTGCCCTAACAGCCAGGGGTGGAAGCAGGAAGCCTGGGCGTTAGGTGGGCCTTGGGGTCTGGGTGTGGGCCTGGGGTCTGAGCCCGGGGTCTGTAACTGAGTTTTGGTATGGGGTCTGAGTATGGGTATGGGGGCTGGGTATGGGCCTGGGTATGGGGcatgggtatgggtatgggcCTGGGGCTGGGTAGAGGTATGGGGCCTGGGTATGGatatgggtatgggtatggatatgggtatgggtatggggatgggtatgggtatgggtatgggtatgggtatgggtatgggtatggggACTGGGTATGGATATGGGGATGGGTATGGGTCTGGGTATGGGGCTGGGTATGGGTATCAGTCTGGGTAAGGGGCCTGGGTAtggatatggggctgggtaTGGGTATGGGCCTGGGTATGGGGCTGGGGCCTGGCTATGGGTATGGGGCCTGGGTCTGGGTCTGGGTCTGGGTATCGGTCTGGGTATGGGGCCTGGGTAtggatatggggctgggtatggggctggggctgagtATGGGTCTGGGCCTGGGTCTGGGCCTGGGTATGGATATAGGGCTGggtatggggctggggctgagtATGGGGCTGGGTATGGCGCCTGGGTCTGGGTATGGAGCTGGGTATGGGTCTGGGCCTGGGTCTGGGTATGGATATAGGGCTGGGTATGGGCCTGGGTCTGggtatggggctggggctgagtATGGGGCTGGGTatggatatggggctggggtctggGCCTGGTCTTGGGATTGGGCCTGTGCCTGGGGAAGCCCCTCAATAcccaggcagcagggaggaCTCACTTGGCCGCCAGCGTGTTGATGGAGCCGGTGATCAACATGAGGGCAGCCAGGCCCAGCTGGTACCGAGACCACGCCATGACCCACCGCCGGCACCGCCACCTCCCGCCCTGCAATGGGGCGGACGAAGCCCCGCCCCTATCCGCCATAGCCATACCTCCGTGCTgccccctgtccccatgtccccctgcCCTCTTACCCCATAGCGATCCCCTTTCCTTTCGTCCCCATGTCCCCACGTCCCCACATCCCCGTGATGCTCCCCTGTCCCCTtatctccccccaccccatatcccctttaTCCCCACTCTGTCCCCATATCTCACCCCCCAGATGCCACCAGATGGCGCCAAAGCACCCTCTTAGTGGTGATCatcccccaacccccctcccaccccatcaGTCTCTCTCTGTATCCCGAGTGGGCTCCTCGCCCCCCTTTACCCCCCCCAACATCATCCCCGACAGCAGGAGACGAATTGTTTTTCCATCCGACGTCGGGGCCGTGACCCATAGGATGGGGGGagatgagagaaaagagaaacccAAAGAAGGCCGAGTGGTGTTAACCCTTCCTTTGCTGGGACCTGTGGACATCATCTCCAATGGGGATGGAGCATCCCAAGGCGGGGGGGGTGCTCTTAACTTTCATACTTGAGCTGCCCATCACCAAGCGAGGCCCTGGTGTAATTAACAAGGATGTGATGTCGGTCCCCTTATTAAGAGCACGCTCTGCTCATTTCAATCCCTAATCTGATTTCCTGCCGGACGGAcaggaggatggggatgggcaGAGGATGGCACTGCCACATGGAGGTT
Encoded proteins:
- the SLC35F6 gene encoding solute carrier family 35 member F6, translating into MAWSRYQLGLAALMLITGSINTLAAKWADNFSAAGCGGTEEHSFQHPFLQAVGMFLGEFSCLAVFYLLLWRDRRRPEPSMAPSQPFSPLLFLPPALCDMTGTSIMYVALNMTSASSFQMLRGSVIIFTGLLSVAFLGRKLELSQWLGILVTIVGLVVVGLADLHSSHDQKHKLSEVITGDLLIIMAQVIVAIQMVLEEKFVYKHDVHPLRAVGTEGFFGFIILALLLIPMYYIPAGSFSGNPRQVLEDALDAFCQIGRQPLIALALLGNISSIAFFNFAGISVTKEISATTRMVLDSLRTVVIWAVSLALGWELFHGLQILGFAILLLGAALYNGLHRPVLTRLTRRGADGSEAEREGLLHAENAAINSER